In one Chlamydia sp. BM-2023 genomic region, the following are encoded:
- a CDS encoding Asp23/Gls24 family envelope stress response protein, which yields MDKQNLKLDVKEIEFPETVFSRDIETRVIQVIILHCLAKINGVALLGGNLIDTLFGRDIERMKGIYVEQDSKNHLVKVRVEVNVEYGVSIPEKTEEIQGCIVSEISEYTGLHVAAVHVIIKGLTQPKDRSETEEEMEVEDLCVADLPSAEDFLEEIKEEIEE from the coding sequence ATGGATAAGCAAAATTTGAAATTAGATGTGAAGGAAATTGAATTCCCTGAGACTGTGTTCAGCCGGGATATAGAGACTCGTGTAATTCAAGTAATAATTTTACATTGTTTAGCTAAAATCAACGGAGTTGCCCTTTTAGGAGGGAACTTAATTGATACCTTGTTCGGTAGAGATATCGAAAGAATGAAAGGGATTTATGTAGAACAGGATTCTAAAAATCATTTGGTAAAAGTTCGCGTTGAAGTCAATGTTGAATACGGAGTCTCTATCCCAGAAAAAACAGAAGAAATACAGGGATGTATAGTTTCTGAAATATCCGAATACACAGGTTTACATGTTGCTGCTGTTCATGTGATCATCAAAGGCTTAACTCAGCCTAAAGATCGCTCTGAAACGGAAGAAGAAATGGAAGTTGAGGATTTATGCGTTGCAGATCTACCCTCAGCTGAGGATTTTTTAGAAGAAATAAAAGAAGAAATTGAAGAGTAG